The following coding sequences lie in one Kamptonema formosum PCC 6407 genomic window:
- a CDS encoding sigma-70 family RNA polymerase sigma factor: MDLNPAETSVDDPDKQTDAELFQLISVGQASALGILYNRYGSLVYRLALRILTNPQEAEDLTQEIFINLWQKRTYNPNRGSLSSFLTTLTRSRAIDKLRSRSTKLKFLQRWSQMMATEIPPLTPFESASLSDRSHYVRDALAQLPEKQRQVLEMAYYDGLSQSEIAAKLSIPLGTIKTWSRQGLLNLRKNLQNLIG, from the coding sequence ATGGATTTGAACCCTGCCGAAACAAGCGTGGATGACCCTGACAAACAGACTGACGCTGAGTTATTTCAGTTAATAAGTGTTGGTCAAGCATCTGCCTTGGGTATTTTGTATAACCGCTATGGCAGCTTAGTCTACAGATTGGCCCTGAGAATCTTGACAAACCCTCAAGAAGCAGAAGACTTAACCCAAGAGATTTTTATCAATCTCTGGCAAAAGAGAACTTACAATCCTAATCGTGGCTCTTTGAGCAGCTTTTTGACAACTCTGACTCGTTCGCGAGCAATTGATAAACTTCGTTCCCGCAGCACTAAGTTGAAATTTCTCCAGCGATGGAGTCAGATGATGGCTACTGAAATTCCACCTCTTACACCTTTTGAATCAGCTTCTTTAAGTGACCGTTCGCACTATGTTCGCGATGCCTTAGCTCAACTTCCCGAAAAACAACGGCAGGTGTTAGAAATGGCTTATTACGATGGCTTGAGTCAATCGGAAATCGCCGCCAAACTTAGTATACCACTGGGAACAATTAAAACTTGGTCTCGCCAAGGTTTATTGAATTTAAGAAAAAACTTACAAAATTTAATTGGCTAG
- a CDS encoding cytochrome c biogenesis CcdA family protein produces the protein MATSLPSTGVALLAGFLTILSPCILPILPLLLGRSLQSHRYGPVALVLGLITGFAAIGSLLGVTSTWFVSLASVLRNGAIAFLLMAGVSTIFPQIYQLVFKYLHFQRWLKEPVRVGLMGEFWLGTQLGLLWTPCAGPVLASILVIAVVNPQPTTTFVLLVLYGLGAGLPLLAIAYGGRYFSQNLLRLRPHSAALQRIGGVIVVLSAIAIILGWDVKIQLWLAPFFPTLPL, from the coding sequence ATGGCAACTTCACTCCCTTCGACTGGTGTAGCTTTGCTAGCGGGATTTCTAACTATCCTCTCGCCTTGTATTTTGCCAATTTTACCTCTATTATTAGGGCGAAGCCTTCAATCTCATCGCTATGGCCCCGTTGCTTTGGTATTAGGATTAATTACTGGTTTTGCAGCAATTGGGAGTTTATTGGGAGTAACATCAACTTGGTTTGTTAGCCTTGCTAGCGTTCTCCGCAATGGAGCAATTGCATTTCTGCTGATGGCTGGGGTAAGTACCATTTTTCCCCAGATTTACCAATTAGTGTTTAAATACTTACACTTTCAACGTTGGCTGAAAGAACCTGTACGGGTGGGGTTAATGGGTGAATTTTGGCTGGGAACTCAACTCGGTTTGCTGTGGACACCTTGCGCGGGCCCAGTTCTGGCGAGTATTTTGGTTATAGCTGTTGTCAACCCTCAGCCTACAACTACCTTTGTTTTATTAGTTTTGTACGGTTTGGGGGCGGGATTACCGCTGCTAGCGATCGCCTATGGAGGGCGGTATTTCAGCCAGAACTTATTACGCTTGCGCCCCCATAGTGCAGCCTTACAGAGAATTGGCGGAGTAATTGTTGTACTCAGTGCGATCGCGATTATTTTAGGTTGGGATGTCAAGATCCAACTTTGGTTAGCTCCATTTTTCCCAACTTTACCACTTTAA
- a CDS encoding thioredoxin family protein, with amino-acid sequence MNNRGPGRRKLLWYLGLGVGGTAISFGLKKEMMSTATPTSSSTNIPILTPPKSDISPTTERAITSQVGQILPEFQGISQWLNSPPLKISDLKGSVVLVQFWTFACINCQRTLPYITRWHRQYAERGLKIIGIHTPEFPFERDVNNVKKALKEYQITYPVPLDNEFKTWLAYKNEYWPHLFLADRQGIRRYNHIGEGAYDETEQTIRQLLG; translated from the coding sequence ATGAACAATCGCGGGCCGGGGCGGCGTAAATTACTATGGTATTTAGGGCTAGGAGTTGGTGGAACTGCTATCAGTTTTGGTCTCAAGAAAGAGATGATGTCAACTGCTACCCCAACCTCTAGCTCTACAAATATTCCAATACTTACTCCTCCTAAAAGCGATATTTCCCCTACCACAGAGCGAGCTATTACTTCACAGGTAGGACAGATTTTACCAGAGTTTCAGGGTATTAGCCAGTGGCTCAATTCTCCACCGCTGAAAATATCCGATCTCAAAGGTAGCGTGGTGTTGGTACAATTTTGGACATTCGCCTGCATTAATTGCCAGCGTACTCTACCCTACATTACTCGTTGGCATCGCCAATATGCCGAGCGAGGATTAAAAATTATCGGCATACATACTCCTGAATTTCCATTTGAGCGCGATGTAAATAATGTCAAAAAAGCTTTGAAGGAATATCAAATTACTTATCCAGTACCTTTGGATAACGAGTTTAAAACTTGGCTTGCTTACAAGAATGAATACTGGCCTCATTTATTTTTAGCAGATCGACAAGGCATTCGGCGCTATAATCATATTGGGGAAGGAGCTTATGACGAAACAGAACAGACAATTCGCCAGTTATTAGGGTAG
- a CDS encoding cytochrome b/b6 domain-containing protein: protein MDSSVPSKTSRPRLPNQAALAKLFHWLNIISLVMMIGSGLQIYNANPVFGGRGGWQFPSIFLLGGWLGAGRHWHFAAMWLFTLNLFWYGLYIFISRRWQHRFLGYNDLKALQKSQNVKRKNYSWHRLAYTAIIPVLLLAVFSGVGMYKPAQFHWIVDLFGSWQALRIVHFISVPTVIIFSLVHSWLGLKVGGFRLIKSIFW, encoded by the coding sequence ATGGATTCATCTGTCCCTTCTAAAACATCTCGACCTCGACTACCAAACCAGGCAGCTTTAGCAAAGTTATTTCACTGGCTAAATATCATTAGTTTAGTAATGATGATTGGTAGTGGATTGCAAATTTACAATGCTAATCCTGTTTTTGGTGGGCGCGGAGGATGGCAATTTCCATCTATATTTTTGTTAGGTGGTTGGCTCGGTGCTGGTAGACATTGGCATTTCGCCGCCATGTGGTTATTCACACTTAATCTTTTTTGGTATGGTCTTTATATTTTCATTAGCCGCCGCTGGCAGCATCGTTTTCTCGGCTATAATGACCTCAAGGCTTTACAGAAGTCTCAAAACGTTAAGCGCAAAAATTATTCATGGCATCGCCTAGCTTATACAGCAATTATTCCGGTTTTACTGCTAGCAGTATTTAGTGGAGTGGGAATGTATAAACCTGCTCAATTCCACTGGATTGTTGATTTATTTGGCAGTTGGCAGGCGCTGAGAATAGTACACTTTATATCAGTTCCTACTGTCATTATTTTTTCACTCGTTCACTCTTGGCTAGGCCTCAAGGTTGGGGGTTTTCGCCTAATTAAGTCAATTTTTTGGTAG
- a CDS encoding molybdopterin-dependent oxidoreductase: MFPNSHKSWQRRQVLQLSGLSGIGLILGGCGLVRTDNIIGKSFEPLNESVESLLFNPQKLVPEFPASAIEPDALIINTFDSTPELDVKSFRLIIDGEVNRPLNLSLEQIKVMPLTVMTIRHVCVEGWAAIVQWGGVRLRDLVALAQPKANARYIYFKSADDYYESWDIASALHPQTLMAYQKNGNPLSIENGAPLRLASPIKLGYKQSKWVTKITLVGELLPEKGYWEDRGYEWFAGL, encoded by the coding sequence ATGTTTCCAAATTCTCATAAGTCATGGCAACGCCGCCAAGTTCTGCAATTATCGGGACTCTCTGGTATCGGTTTAATTTTGGGCGGTTGTGGATTAGTTCGCACTGATAATATCATTGGCAAAAGTTTTGAACCTTTGAACGAAAGTGTAGAAAGTTTGTTGTTTAATCCTCAAAAACTGGTACCGGAATTTCCAGCTAGTGCCATCGAACCTGATGCCTTAATTATCAATACTTTTGATTCAACTCCAGAGCTTGACGTAAAATCTTTTCGCCTGATAATTGATGGTGAGGTAAATCGTCCTCTGAATTTAAGTCTAGAACAAATTAAAGTTATGCCTCTAACTGTCATGACAATTCGTCATGTTTGTGTGGAGGGTTGGGCCGCTATTGTGCAGTGGGGTGGGGTGCGGTTGCGGGATTTGGTTGCTCTTGCTCAACCAAAGGCAAATGCTCGCTACATTTACTTTAAATCTGCGGATGACTACTATGAAAGTTGGGATATTGCTTCAGCTTTGCATCCTCAAACTTTGATGGCTTATCAAAAGAATGGTAATCCTTTGAGTATTGAAAATGGCGCACCTTTACGCCTAGCATCGCCAATTAAGCTAGGTTATAAACAGAGTAAGTGGGTAACTAAAATTACGTTAGTTGGTGAATTACTCCCTGAAAAAGGTTACTGGGAAGATCGAGGTTATGAGTGGTTTGCAGGACTATAA
- the msrB gene encoding peptide-methionine (R)-S-oxide reductase MsrB — protein sequence MKKRFFLQAGLGVVGMAWLSRYLPWTSKVMASSNDVFEITKTEEEWRTILTPQQFQVLRQHGTERAHTSPLDKEYGKGIYACAGCDLPLFSSETKFDSGTGWPSFFDPIPGAIGTSVDNSLFTTRIEVHCRRCGGHLGHVFDDGPKPTGKRYCMNGVALKFIGG from the coding sequence ATGAAGAAACGATTTTTTTTACAAGCAGGTTTAGGAGTGGTAGGTATGGCATGGTTATCTCGCTATTTACCTTGGACATCAAAAGTTATGGCATCTTCTAATGATGTTTTTGAAATTACTAAAACTGAAGAAGAGTGGCGTACAATCTTGACTCCTCAACAGTTCCAAGTGCTGCGCCAACACGGTACTGAACGCGCTCATACTAGCCCTCTCGACAAGGAATATGGGAAGGGAATATACGCCTGTGCTGGTTGTGATTTGCCACTTTTTTCATCGGAAACTAAATTTGATAGCGGTACGGGTTGGCCCAGCTTTTTTGACCCGATACCAGGGGCAATTGGCACATCTGTTGATAATTCCTTGTTTACAACTAGAATTGAAGTACATTGTCGTCGCTGTGGTGGGCATTTGGGTCACGTATTTGATGATGGGCCCAAGCCAACTGGTAAACGCTACTGTATGAATGGCGTGGCTCTCAAATTTATTGGTGGGTGA
- a CDS encoding DUF3747 domain-containing protein, with protein MKTSLKLQFAALAATAIGTISAITPAIAAFTFGQKDVDQTKFVAAAVPFRGGTTHQLVILEQVSNKRACWSESGNRPVTVNPLLLKFNFTGICGRATDSNGYSIRVAGTDLGMQYNLNIQRVNGEMVLVGTNRRNPSAAPMVIGRTRGVANGLTKISLEPGWRFAKRTYNGKMLGHIYLTNNNMALVNR; from the coding sequence ATGAAAACCTCACTCAAACTTCAATTCGCTGCTCTTGCTGCTACTGCTATCGGCACAATTTCTGCAATAACTCCCGCGATTGCGGCCTTCACCTTTGGTCAAAAAGATGTTGACCAAACGAAATTTGTAGCCGCCGCAGTTCCATTCCGAGGCGGTACTACTCACCAATTAGTAATTCTAGAACAGGTCTCGAATAAACGCGCTTGCTGGAGTGAAAGCGGCAATCGTCCTGTTACTGTAAATCCCCTATTATTAAAGTTTAATTTCACAGGAATTTGTGGACGCGCTACTGATAGTAATGGCTACTCTATTCGGGTGGCTGGAACTGATTTAGGGATGCAATATAATCTTAATATTCAGCGCGTTAATGGAGAGATGGTACTGGTTGGTACTAATCGCCGCAATCCTTCTGCTGCACCGATGGTAATTGGTCGCACTCGCGGTGTTGCTAATGGTTTAACTAAGATTTCTCTGGAACCAGGCTGGCGCTTTGCTAAGCGGACTTATAATGGTAAGATGTTAGGGCATATTTATCTTACTAATAATAACATGGCGCTGGTAAATCGGTAA
- a CDS encoding glucosamine-6-phosphate deaminase: MFTPNKIFTVDALSVRLYETEKQLANDAAQISQTYLQETLTKQGSATVLLATGNSQIKFLEALIVLGGIDWSKITFFHLDEYLGIDANHPASFRRYMRERVESRVHPGVFHYIEGDAAQPLEECDRYAKLLQEQPIDLCCLGLGENGHLAFNDPPVADFGDRRSVKLVKLDVATRRQQVNQSLFSHLEAVPQYAFTVTLPLLGSAKKIICLAPEKRKAPAVKEMLLGSISAALPASFLRMQAQATLFLDVDSASLL; encoded by the coding sequence TTGTTTACACCTAACAAAATCTTCACTGTAGATGCGCTGTCGGTTCGTCTCTACGAGACTGAGAAACAATTAGCAAACGACGCGGCACAAATTTCACAAACTTATTTACAGGAAACTCTGACTAAACAGGGGAGTGCTACTGTACTGCTTGCGACTGGTAATTCGCAAATTAAATTTTTGGAAGCTTTGATTGTTTTAGGCGGTATAGATTGGTCTAAAATCACTTTTTTCCATTTGGATGAGTATTTGGGAATTGATGCTAATCATCCTGCTAGCTTCCGGCGCTATATGCGCGAAAGGGTGGAAAGTCGAGTGCATCCTGGGGTATTTCACTACATCGAAGGAGACGCGGCTCAACCGCTAGAGGAGTGCGATCGCTATGCTAAACTTTTACAGGAACAGCCGATTGATTTGTGCTGTCTGGGTTTGGGCGAAAATGGGCATTTGGCTTTTAACGATCCGCCTGTGGCTGATTTTGGCGATCGCAGAAGTGTAAAATTAGTAAAACTAGATGTGGCCACTCGCCGACAACAGGTAAATCAGAGTCTTTTTTCCCATTTGGAAGCTGTGCCCCAGTATGCTTTTACAGTGACTTTACCATTGCTTGGCTCGGCTAAAAAAATTATTTGTCTCGCACCAGAAAAACGCAAGGCTCCTGCGGTTAAGGAGATGCTTTTGGGGTCAATTAGTGCTGCACTTCCCGCTTCATTTCTGCGAATGCAGGCTCAGGCAACTCTATTTTTAGATGTAGATTCAGCGAGTTTACTTTAA
- a CDS encoding CHAT domain-containing protein, whose product MSDKVRAKILLFLKAIQSWTSKTRYIRNFVCNSRQNLLSFLWLGFLAFLVAIVVVPLTVQYPESSIAQVPSYSVSNLIEKGRILYEAGRFSEAAALWQQSAQNYDIKNDRLNQSLSLSYLSLAYQELGLLPEAEKAIASSLKLINNSSINHSSSAIVLAQALNIQGRLQLAAGQTEAALDTWKKAEASYTKAGDETGILGSQINQAQALQTLGLYRRAKATLEQANQKLQAQPNSILKATGLRSLGVALQAVGDLRESQKILEQSLLISQQLQTANPEAPAMEKRELSATFLSLGNTARALQDAKSALNYYRQAAQLSSCTTTQNNCQNNHTSIQALLNELSLSIETENLADINSLLPQIQNQITNLPPSRATVYALVNYAQSLIVMETPKNRASGDNSVVKSVPIPVTKQAAQVLASAIQQATTLQDLKAESYALGELGKLYEQSTQWEDARKLTQQALIIAQGISADNIAARWQWQLGRIHKQQRNLPMAIAAYSEAVKTLQSLRTDLVTINQDVQFSFRESVEPVYRELVELLLDTNPSQENLKEARKLIEALQLAELDNFFREACLDVKPQQIDEVDPQAAVFYPIILADRLAVILSLPKQPLRYYETKLPKNNLETTLDEMLQSLNPAFSSQERLRLSEQVYNWLIQRSEADLVKYNIKTLVFVLDGILRNLPMAALYDGKQYLIEKYSVAITPGLQLLEARGLGQRKIKALTGGLTDARQGFSALPAVKSEINQISLEIPSQVLLNQDFSEVNLQKQIRENSFPVIHLATHGQFSSNPEETFILTWNEKINVRDFEKLLSSSSGQNGSRRVELLVLSACQTAAGDSRAALGLAGVAVRSGASSTLATLWSVRDDSTATLMAEFYRELAQPNITKAEALRLGQLALLNQSRYEHPFYWAPFVLVGNWL is encoded by the coding sequence GTGAGCGATAAAGTGAGAGCAAAAATCCTCTTGTTCTTAAAAGCTATTCAGAGTTGGACGAGTAAAACTCGCTACATCAGAAATTTTGTCTGCAATTCCCGACAAAATTTACTGTCATTCCTTTGGTTGGGATTCCTGGCTTTTTTGGTCGCGATTGTAGTTGTTCCTCTAACAGTGCAGTATCCCGAAAGCAGCATTGCTCAAGTTCCATCTTATTCTGTTTCCAATCTTATCGAAAAAGGTAGAATTCTTTATGAGGCGGGGCGGTTTTCTGAGGCAGCAGCGCTTTGGCAACAGTCCGCTCAAAATTATGATATAAAAAACGATCGCCTTAATCAATCTCTTAGTTTAAGCTATCTCTCTTTGGCATATCAAGAATTAGGGCTTTTGCCAGAAGCAGAAAAAGCCATCGCCTCTAGTCTCAAGCTAATTAATAACTCCTCAATCAATCATTCTTCCTCAGCTATTGTACTCGCCCAAGCATTAAATATCCAAGGGCGTTTGCAGTTAGCAGCCGGACAAACTGAAGCTGCCCTCGATACTTGGAAAAAAGCAGAAGCATCTTATACTAAAGCTGGAGATGAAACTGGAATTTTAGGCAGTCAAATTAACCAAGCCCAAGCCTTACAAACCTTGGGTCTTTATCGCCGTGCCAAGGCAACGTTAGAGCAAGCAAATCAAAAATTACAAGCTCAACCCAATTCTATACTAAAAGCTACAGGATTAAGGAGTTTAGGAGTTGCTCTTCAAGCAGTGGGAGACTTGCGTGAATCTCAGAAAATTTTAGAGCAAAGTTTGCTAATTTCTCAGCAGCTACAAACTGCAAATCCAGAGGCACCGGCTATGGAGAAAAGAGAACTTAGTGCCACGTTCTTAAGTTTAGGAAACACTGCCAGAGCTTTGCAAGATGCTAAAAGTGCTCTGAACTACTACCGACAGGCAGCTCAACTTTCTAGTTGTACTACTACTCAGAATAATTGCCAGAACAATCATACTAGCATACAAGCTTTACTCAACGAACTTAGCTTGAGTATAGAAACTGAAAACTTAGCCGATATTAACTCATTATTGCCGCAAATCCAAAATCAAATAACTAACCTGCCACCTAGTCGAGCTACAGTTTATGCTCTAGTTAATTATGCCCAAAGTTTGATTGTAATGGAGACACCAAAAAATCGAGCGAGCGGCGATAACTCTGTCGTTAAATCCGTTCCTATACCTGTTACTAAACAAGCAGCTCAAGTATTGGCTTCAGCTATTCAACAAGCGACAACACTGCAAGACTTAAAAGCAGAATCTTACGCTTTGGGAGAGCTAGGAAAACTCTATGAACAGTCCACCCAGTGGGAAGATGCTAGAAAATTAACTCAACAAGCTTTGATAATTGCTCAAGGAATTAGTGCTGATAATATAGCTGCTCGTTGGCAATGGCAGTTAGGGAGAATTCACAAACAGCAGCGAAATTTACCGATGGCAATTGCAGCTTATTCAGAAGCAGTAAAAACTCTCCAATCTCTTCGCACTGATTTAGTTACTATCAATCAGGACGTTCAGTTTTCTTTTCGTGAAAGTGTGGAACCAGTTTATAGAGAACTGGTAGAATTGCTATTAGATACTAATCCCAGTCAAGAAAATCTAAAGGAAGCTAGAAAATTAATTGAAGCATTGCAATTGGCAGAATTAGATAACTTTTTCCGCGAAGCTTGTTTAGATGTTAAACCCCAGCAAATTGATGAAGTAGATCCGCAAGCAGCGGTATTCTATCCGATTATTTTAGCAGACCGTTTAGCTGTAATTCTGTCTCTGCCAAAACAACCACTACGCTATTACGAAACTAAATTGCCTAAAAACAATTTAGAAACTACTTTAGATGAGATGTTGCAATCTTTAAATCCGGCTTTCTCAAGTCAGGAACGCTTGCGGCTTTCTGAACAAGTTTACAACTGGTTAATTCAGCGATCGGAAGCAGATTTAGTCAAATATAACATCAAAACTCTAGTATTTGTCCTCGATGGCATTCTTCGTAATTTGCCAATGGCTGCTCTTTATGATGGCAAACAATATCTAATCGAAAAATACAGTGTTGCTATTACTCCGGGTTTGCAGCTACTAGAAGCACGAGGCCTCGGTCAGAGAAAAATCAAGGCTTTAACGGGAGGATTAACTGATGCTCGTCAAGGATTTTCAGCCTTGCCAGCAGTGAAATCAGAAATCAATCAAATTAGCTTGGAAATTCCTTCTCAGGTGCTTTTAAATCAGGATTTTAGCGAGGTTAATTTGCAAAAGCAGATTCGTGAAAATTCTTTTCCTGTGATTCACTTAGCTACTCACGGTCAGTTTAGTTCTAATCCAGAAGAAACATTTATCCTGACTTGGAATGAGAAAATTAATGTCCGAGATTTTGAGAAGTTACTGAGTAGTTCAAGCGGACAAAATGGCTCTAGGAGAGTGGAATTGCTAGTTCTTAGTGCTTGCCAAACTGCTGCTGGTGATAGCAGGGCTGCTTTGGGATTGGCAGGGGTTGCGGTGCGTTCTGGTGCGAGTAGTACCCTGGCAACGCTTTGGTCTGTACGCGATGATTCTACGGCTACACTAATGGCGGAATTTTACCGAGAACTCGCTCAACCTAATATTACTAAAGCTGAAGCTCTCCGTCTTGGTCAGTTGGCTCTTTTAAACCAATCCCGTTACGAACATCCCTTTTATTGGGCTCCTTTTGTTCTGGTGGGAAATTGGCTGTAA
- a CDS encoding DUF928 domain-containing protein — MIKHKSLKHLKLFAIALCVEVLFANTLPVQVQAQTRPQASKVSVTFSPPGAGKPDNSAGGASRSSAQCVQDTANGGPLATPLTPANYQALTVAERPTFFVYVPETSARKVFFSLEGENKNSHYQTTIPISGKAGIVSVSLPDSAPALETGKNYKWSFVIMCGNALRPDSPAVEGTIMRSQLNPTLTSQLEKATPLERAALYGNGGIWYDTLATVAELRRLEPNDSSIEATWTQLLTSVGLDAIATKPLL; from the coding sequence ATGATTAAGCACAAATCTTTGAAACATCTGAAGCTGTTTGCGATCGCGCTCTGCGTAGAGGTCTTGTTCGCTAACACCTTGCCAGTCCAAGTACAAGCTCAAACTCGGCCCCAGGCTTCCAAAGTCAGCGTCACCTTCAGCCCTCCCGGTGCAGGGAAACCTGACAACTCCGCAGGGGGAGCCTCCCGCAGCAGCGCCCAGTGCGTTCAAGACACCGCCAATGGTGGCCCCTTGGCTACACCTTTAACGCCGGCGAATTATCAAGCGTTAACGGTGGCGGAACGTCCAACTTTCTTTGTTTACGTCCCTGAAACTTCAGCACGAAAGGTATTTTTTAGTCTGGAAGGTGAGAACAAAAACAGCCACTACCAAACGACTATACCGATTAGTGGCAAAGCGGGAATTGTCAGCGTCAGCCTCCCGGATAGCGCACCGGCCTTAGAAACGGGCAAAAATTATAAGTGGTCTTTTGTGATTATGTGCGGTAATGCACTCAGACCCGATAGCCCGGCGGTAGAAGGGACAATTATGCGATCGCAGCTTAATCCCACCTTAACCAGCCAGCTAGAAAAAGCCACACCTTTAGAGCGTGCTGCTTTGTATGGCAATGGTGGCATTTGGTACGATACTCTAGCTACAGTAGCCGAACTGAGGCGATTAGAACCCAACGATTCCTCCATAGAGGCGACTTGGACACAATTGTTAACATCAGTCGGGCTAGATGCGATCGCCACTAAGCCACTCCTGTAA